CGTGAGGGCGGCCCGGCCACCGCGGACTGTGCCAGGGCCCCAGGGCTGCCCGCCCTGCGCCCACCctcctaaatatttatttgagtGCGTCTCTGCTGCCGTTGCCTCAACTtccctccccaggagcaggaggTAATGCTCCTGCAAGCGTGGGGGCTGCCGTGAGCCTCTGGCCCCGCCACAGGAGCTGCGTCCCAGCGCTGGACTCCCTGTTTTTGTAGctgattttggttttaagttttattttaattcttgggagatttttttttttgtgtccccttttgttccttttaactCCTCAGCAAGGCCGGAGGGTCCCGGCAGTGGGGCAGCTCCTGCGCTGGCCATGCCGCCTCGCTCCGGGAGCGTGGGAGGAAGGTGGGTGTCCGCTGGCGGGGGAGCCCAGCTGGATCCTGCTGGGGAatgtgggaggggaggaggcaggatgGGGCCCGGCTGCGgggccccccctccccaggccctCCCGGGAGCAGAACAGCGGTGCAGGGAGGAAACCCCGGCAGGAGCCAAACCCCAGCAGCACCCGCGCCGCTGCCAGCCCCGACGTTGCACAGTTTGCACAAGTCACACGCACAGGGAAGGGACGGGgcgggtgctgccccccccccaaccacccccccccaccgccaCCCCAGCGCCGCAGGGACCAGGATGGCCCCAGCCTGTGGCCACCCCCCCgcatccctcccccccccaattccAGCTCACCTTCCTTCCCTCGGCGGGGGGACGTGGAAGGGGGAGGCTCCACCtttgttaataaaaacatttattttgcattttgttgttgtttgtacAGAAGTGCCCGATACCTGCAAGGGGCCGGGGCCGGTgtgtggcgggggggggccaGCTCCGGCTGCCGGGGGCATCGGACACGGGGATTCACACAAACACAGGGGCGTGGGCCGGGGAGGAGTGTATCGAGTccctgctggggggggccgAGACATTCGTTCTTCACCTGCTGCCGCGTGGGGGGGCCGGACATGAGTCTGGACTGAACCCCTCTGTGGGGGGGGAGTGTCCCCACAGCCACACCAGGgccacccccacacccccagcccagcagcagtggAGCCAGGGGGCTCCCAGTGTGcgtggtgctgctgggggggggggcaggggagccCCCCCTGCCttgccagggcagagccagggagggggctccaggctgggggtgcagggggggcccggggctgcttctgccccctcccagggtggcagggaggggagaggagcagtgcacgggggagggggggggtttCTGTTCACACCACAGAGACCCACGGCCGGTGCCCGAGGGGGGGGGTCAGTGCTGAGTCTGTCCGGGGCCCGGCCGGCAGCGTTCCCTGGGGAGCAGTGAGCCTCAGCCCCCGCCCCGTCCCTTCTTTACCCAGACTTGTAGCCCACGAGCTGCATGAGGCCCTTGGTGCTCATGGACTTGGGTCTCTCCAGGGGGAAGCCCAGCGCCCGGCTCCAGATGAGCTGCGAGAGGACGCCCAGGGCCCGTGAGACCCCGAAGAGCACCGTGTAGTAGTTCATCTCCTTCATCCCGTAATACTGCGGGGGCAGAGGGGCGTTAGGGCAGGGCAGccccatgggggggggggcggggggcagccaggagccccccacccccagggaGTGGTtctggggcagggctgggacccccgggctcacctgcagcagcaccccgcTGTGGGCGTCCACGTTGGGCCAGGGGTTCTTGGCtttgccctgctccagcagcacgtTGGGGACGATCTTATAGAGCTGGGCCACCAGCTTGAACATGGGGTCCTTGGGCAGGTGCTTGAGGGCGAACTCCCGCTGGCAGGTGTAGCGGGGGTCCGTCTTCCGCAGCACCGCGTGCCCGTAGCCCGGCACCACCTGCAAGGACGGGGGATCAGAGCCCAGCCCCGGCACGGCTCCTCGCCCCGGGCTGTGCCACACTCACCCTGCCCGAGTTGAGCGTGTTCCAGATGAAATCCCGCAGCTTCTCGTCCGACACCTCCTGGCCCAGCTCCTTCTGCAGGTTGGTCAGCCAGAGCAGCACCTCCTGCGGGCATGGCAAGCGGAGGGGAAAGCGGGTGTGAGAACAGCGGCACGCAgacggacagacggacagacAGACGGACGCGCAGAGGTGCCCACCTGGTTGGCGAGGCCGTGCAGGGGCCCGGCCAGCCCGTTCATGGCGGCGGCGAAGGCGAGGTACGGGTCAGAGAGGGCGCTGCCAACCAGGTGGCTGGTGTGGGCGCTCACGTTTCCCCCCTCGTGGTCACTGCAGGGGCAAGGGGGTGCGTCAGGTCTCCCCCGTCCCCACCGAGGGCCCCCACAGCCCCGGGGACACCCCCACAGTCAACACCCCCCTCCTGTGATGTTCCCAGCCCGGCACggccctgccctggggctgcccgTTGCCCCATGCTGGGAGCCCGGTGACGCCCCTGGAGCAGCCCCAACACGTCCCaggagccagggctgggagcggggccgAGTCCCCGcctgctgcggctgctgcaCCTGTGGATGGTGAGGTAGAGCCGCATCAGCTCGATGAACTGGGGGTCGGTGTAGCCCAGCATGTTGGTGAAGTTGTGGGACCAGTCGAGGTTGGGGTCGATGGCCCCGATGCTGCTGCCCTCCCGGTACAGGTTGCGGTAGATCTTTGCGGCAACGCAAGGCAACTTGGCGATCAAGTCCATGGCGTCCTCGTAGACAAACTGGGAcaggcgggggtgggggggtaaGACGGGGCAGCTGCCCTCCCCAGGGGGCACGAGCCACTGAGCCCCCCATGCCCAGACCTGCACCCGCGCCCCGGCCCAAGCTCAGAGTCAGGGTGGCTGACCACCCCCCCCATGCCGTGCCAGGACACCCGGCCCCCCTCGCACCTCCCAGTACTTGACGCGGTGGATGCCCTCGGCGTAGGCGCGAGCAAACTTGCTCTCGCTGTTGAGGGCGGTGATGGCGGCGCTCAGCTGGGACATGGGGTGCAGGTTGGTGGGGAAGTTGTCCAGCATGGTCACCACGTGGGAGGGCAGCGCGGCACGCCGGGCCCACTCGCGCGACAGCCAGCTcacctgcggggggggggggcacgggggctGAGCCACGGGGCAAggggctgccagccccctcCCGCCAGCCCCCCTGCGTGCTACCTGCTCCTGGGTGGGCACCTCTCCTGTCACCAGCAGCCAGAAGAGCCCCTCGGGCAGCGGCTCCTCTCCCCCTGCAGCTTTGGGCAGCAGCTTCTGGCACTCGGGGATGCTGTACCCACGGAAGCGGATGCCCTAAAGAGCCCGGCACAACCGTCAGCCGCCACGGCATCACCCACATGAGGCGGGTGCCCGAGcagggcaggatcaggccctacCTCATCAGGATCCAGCACGGAGGTCTCATAGATCAGCCCCTTCATGCCTCTCATCCCACCGTACAcctggggaagggcaggaggcGGCGGTTACAGGCTGTGGCAcagcccggcagccccggcgCAGCGGGGACGTGGCATCCCCCACTCACCATGTCCACTGTGATCTGCCCGATGGCCGTGCTGCCATGCTGCTGCCTGAAGCTCTTGATTTTTGCCTGCTCGTTGGGGATCATGTTGGCAAGGACGTCTTTCAGGTtctgggaagagggaagggggcCTGAGCCCTGACACCTGTGGGGGGGCCGAGCACACGCTCCCCCCACCAGCACCAGAGAGGGGTGACAGCGGCAGGGGCTGCTCTTACCGTGGCGGCGCTGGCATGACGGGCAGCGAAGAGGACGCAGGGTGCGTTCTGCGGAAGAGCAGAAACGGGGACTTGGTGTTACCCCGGGGAGAGCCCCACCGTGCACCCCAGCTGCCCCATTTCAGGGGGCTGTAGCCGTATGAGCagctccccaccccccccccgcacacgGCACAGCTCggcacagctcctgcagcaggaacCGCCCCGTGACTCCGGTGAGATCCCATCTCACAAGGACACCGTGCCCGGCAGCCGCGGCGGCTTCCCTCGCCCACGCGTGCCGGAGATCAGAGCCAGGCAGGTTCAGCCGGGTGGCACAGGGCCCCTCGGCGCTGCATCACGCTCGTGCACATCACACACGATGCCGGCTGCAGCCAGACCCAGACCTGCTGCAGAGCCGAGCCCTGCGCCGAGCAAACCCGGCGGTGCCGAATGCGGCCGCATTCACTTCCTGCTCTTTGGAGCGCGGAAGCAGCCAGCACAAGCGAGCCGGTGCCGCCGGCAGAGCCCTGCCAAGCCGGCACTGCTGCGGTTTTCCTGCACCAGGACTCGGCAGGCGCTGGGGAAACCGATCTTTGTTCCTCGCCCGCGCGTGGCAACCGCGGGGACTCCGGCCGGTGGGAACACCCTGACGCAGCCGGGAAGCCCAGGCCTGGCAGCGCCCGGCCCACGGCGGGGACACGGTGCTCGCCCGCACCCGAACCCACTCACAAACACCGGGTGGGGAGCGAGGGGGGACAAAGGCCGGGAAACACCTGCCTGGTGACGGGGTCACCGCCGTGCCGGGAGGCTGCATCCACACCCGGCACCCTGCGCCTTCCCCGGCAGAGACCCCGGGGCCACCCCCGGTGCGGAGCTGCGGCAGCGCCTGCGGCGCAGGCAGAACATGACTCGCTTTTTCCACTGGCTgccggggggggacacggcggggggggacacacggacaACAGTGCCGCAGTGAGCCCCGAGCTCCGCTGGCCCAGCGAGCCCCCGGCCCGGCCAGGGGGACCCCGACCCCCCGAGCACGCCTGGAGGCGGCCGTCCGCTCCGGGTGACAGCGCCGTGTCCCCCCGCAACAGGCGGCACCCGGCGAGGCAAAATGCCGGCGCGAACAATGGAGGCGGCAGCGGGAAGCCCAAGGTCAAGGCGGTTGCTGGCGACACCGCGGGGCCTCCGCCGCACCCCGTGTCACCCCGTTTCACCGGGCACCCGCGCGGCTCGTCCCGGCTGTCACGGAGGCGCCGCTGGCTCAAGGTCACGCGTGTTGGCGGTGACACCGAGCGCCGGCCGACGGGGCTGGGGCAGACCCGGGAGCTGCGGGACCCTCCCGGGTACCCCCGCCGCGGTTTGGGGATGCAGGAGCCGACCCTGCCCCGAGGAGCGGCCGCGGTGCATCAGCTGGGGGCaccgggaggaggaggaggccggaGGCAGGATGGCGGGTCGGGATTAGGGCGCGTAcgggcggggcggccccggccgcgGGGGCAGCGGCCCCCCCCGGGCGAGCGGGGCCAAGTGGGGCACCACAACacgccgggccgggccccggcTCCCAAAATAACGCCCGGTCGATGGAAACGCCGCAGCGGCCGTTACGAAACGCCGCGGCCGTGGCCAAGGCAAacgggggagccgggggggggtaAAGGGGGCCCGGGGCCGCCCCAGCCCGGCACCGGTGCTCGGTgtccccggcccccccagcacagccccggggcggcgcggcccggccccacagcggggcagggacccccccacgGGGGGCTGCCACAGGGCGGGGACCCCCAGACGGGCGCTGCGGCCACGGCAGAGCCCCCCGGTCCCtcaagggggggtgggggtcccgGCCGGGGCCCCCCGGTTCCGACAGGCTCCTAACGGGCGCTCACGGCGGAGGCGGCGCCGGTGCCCGCGCCCACCACGTGCTGCCACTGCGGCGCGcggccccgggccccccccccggccgcccccccccccccccccccagtacgGCCCCTTTAAGGCggcgcccccccaccccaccccgcgTCGCCCCTTTAAGAACCGGACCCCCCGCGGCGTCGCCCCTTTaaggcgcggcggggccggggcgggcacCCTCACCTTGGGCCCGCGGAGGCGCGCGGCCGCCCGGCTGCCGGCGGCGAGGAGCGTcatggcggggccggggcgggccgggacggagcggggccgggcgggagcggggccggagcgagcagcggcggcggcggcggcggccgggggtCCTCAGCGCGGCGGGtggggcggggcgcggcgccTCGCTGGTTATTAGCATAGCCccgcctcctcccgcccccTGGGGGCCGAGCCGCTCGCCATTGGCCGCGCCGCGCGCCGCGGGGCGGGGATAGGCAAATGAGGCGaggcggggggggccgggccaTAGGTGGCCGGCGCGTTCGCCTGATCATGGCCTGGGGTGGGGTGAGGCGGAGCCCCGCCCCCTTTCCTGACGTCACCGAGCGCGGTGCGTGACGTCATGCCACTGCGTCATCCGCCCGGGCACGACCGTGCTTCGGTGTCGCTCGgctgtggagcagggcaggcCTGTAACATCAGCAGGCACTCGGCCATGCGCTATGAGGTCACCGGGGCCCGTGATGTCATCCCACACTCAGCCGCAGGGACTCGAGGTCGCCCCGTGACATTGCCCTGGCTCCGCAGTGACGTCAGGGGCCAGAGCAGAGCGGCGGGTGACCCCAGGGCATCGCCCCGGTGGCGCATGGGCCGGGCGGCGGCCGaggggccgggacccccccgcGCGCAGCGCTGCCGCACCGGGCGCCACGGGGCCGCGGGCTGATCGGCACCTGCCGGGGGCCGTCTCCACCCCAAGGCCGAGCCGCGGCAGGTGGACGCCGGACACGAGGGAGCTCGAGGCGCCACGGGGACACGTGGGGACACACAGGGACACGCGGGGCCCCCCCTTCCCTGTGCACGGGAGCGAGTCCTGCCCT
Above is a window of Balearica regulorum gibbericeps isolate bBalReg1 chromosome 29, bBalReg1.pri, whole genome shotgun sequence DNA encoding:
- the CS gene encoding citrate synthase, mitochondrial isoform X3, giving the protein MTLLAAGSRAAARLRGPKNAPCVLFAARHASAATNLKDVLANMIPNEQAKIKSFRQQHGSTAIGQITVDMVYGGMRGMKGLIYETSVLDPDEGIRFRGYSIPECQKLLPKAAGGEEPLPEGLFWLLVTGEVPTQEQVSWLSREWARRAALPSHVVTMLDNFPTNLHPMSQLSAAITALNSESKFARAYAEGIHRVKYWEFVYEDAMDLIAKLPCVAAKIYRNLYREGSSIGAIDPNLDWSHNFTNMLGYTDPQFIELMRLYLTIHSDHEGGNVSAHTSHLVGSALSDPYLAFAAAMNGLAGPLHGLANQEVLLWLTNLQKELGQEVSDEKLRDFIWNTLNSGRVVPGYGHAVLRKTDPRYTCQREFALKHLPKDPMFKLVAQLYKIVPNVLLEQGKAKNPWPNVDAHSGVLLQYYGMKEMNYYTVLFGVSRALGVLSQLIWSRALGFPLERPKSMSTKGLMQLVGYKSG
- the CS gene encoding citrate synthase, mitochondrial isoform X1 codes for the protein MTLLAAGSRAAARLRGPKNAPCVLFAARHASAATNLKDVLANMIPNEQAKIKSFRQQHGSTAIGQITVDMVYGGMRGMKGLIYETSVLDPDEGIRFRGYSIPECQKLLPKAAGGEEPLPEGLFWLLVTGEVPTQEQVSWLSREWARRAALPSHVVTMLDNFPTNLHPMSQLSAAITALNSESKFARAYAEGIHRVKYWEFVYEDAMDLIAKLPCVAAKIYRNLYREGSSIGAIDPNLDWSHNFTNMLGYTDPQFIELMRLYLTIHSDHEGGNVSAHTSHLVGSALSDPYLAFAAAMNGLAGPLHGLANQEVLLWLTNLQKELGQEVSDEKLRDFIWNTLNSGRVVPGYGHAVLRKTDPRYTCQREFALKHLPKDPMFKLVAQLYKIVPNVLLEQGKAKNPWPNVDAHSGVLLQYYGMKEMNYYTVLFGVSRALGVLSQLIWSRALGFPLERPKSMSTKGLMQLVGYKSGWSLPLPRPPAEGRKQDPAGLPRQRTPTFLPRSRSEAAWPAQELPHCRDPPALLRS
- the CS gene encoding citrate synthase, mitochondrial isoform X2, with translation MTLLAAGSRAAARLRGPKNAPCVLFAARHASAATNLKDVLANMIPNEQAKIKSFRQQHGSTAIGQITVDMVYGGMRGMKGLIYETSVLDPDEGIRFRGYSIPECQKLLPKAAGGEEPLPEGLFWLLVTGEVPTQEQVSWLSREWARRAALPSHVVTMLDNFPTNLHPMSQLSAAITALNSESKFARAYAEGIHRVKYWEFVYEDAMDLIAKLPCVAAKIYRNLYREGSSIGAIDPNLDWSHNFTNMLGYTDPQFIELMRLYLTIHSDHEGGNVSAHTSHLVGSALSDPYLAFAAAMNGLAGPLHGLANQEVLLWLTNLQKELGQEVSDEKLRDFIWNTLNSGRVVPGYGHAVLRKTDPRYTCQREFALKHLPKDPMFKLVAQLYKIVPNVLLEQGKAKNPWPNVDAHSGVLLQYYGMKEMNYYTVLFGVSRALGVLSQLIWSRALGFPLERPKSMSTKGLMQLVGYKSGWSLPLPRPPAEGRKDPAGLPRQRTPTFLPRSRSEAAWPAQELPHCRDPPALLRS